The proteins below come from a single Clostridiisalibacter paucivorans DSM 22131 genomic window:
- a CDS encoding nucleotide sugar dehydrogenase encodes MNLYEKIVKKEEKIAVVGLGYVGMPIAVAFAKKVDVIGFDLNKQKIELYKSGIDPTNEVGDADIKKTTVDFTYDETKLREAKFHIVAVPTPINSDKTPDLSPVEGASRIVGRNLTRDSIVVYESTVYPGVTEDICIPILEKESGLKCGVDFKIGYSPERINPGDKVHRLENIIKIVSGMDEESLDEIAKVYELVIEVGVHRAGSIKVAEAAKVVENSQRDINIAFMNELAMVFDRMGIDTKEVVEAMNTKWNALGFTPGLVGGHCIGVDPYYFVYEAEKLGYHSQIILSGRKINDGMGKFVADAIIKKLILANKVVRQAKVVILGVTFKENTPDTRNSKVVDIIDSLRDYGIEPIVVDPEADAAEAKHEYGIELVNINEVKDADCLVLAVAHDTFKQISWNDIDSLYGKFDNNEKILIDVKSILDKTEIVKRGYSYWRL; translated from the coding sequence ATGAACTTATATGAAAAGATTGTGAAAAAGGAAGAAAAAATTGCAGTTGTGGGTCTTGGTTATGTAGGGATGCCTATAGCTGTTGCTTTTGCTAAAAAAGTTGATGTTATAGGTTTTGATCTTAACAAACAGAAAATAGAACTATATAAATCAGGAATTGATCCTACCAACGAAGTTGGAGATGCTGATATCAAAAAAACTACTGTAGACTTCACATATGATGAAACTAAATTGAGAGAAGCTAAGTTTCATATTGTTGCGGTTCCAACACCAATAAATTCAGATAAGACTCCAGATCTTTCACCAGTGGAAGGCGCAAGTAGAATTGTCGGTCGTAATTTGACTAGGGACTCTATTGTTGTTTATGAATCAACAGTATACCCAGGAGTAACTGAAGACATTTGCATTCCGATATTAGAGAAAGAATCAGGTTTAAAATGCGGAGTAGATTTTAAAATAGGCTATTCACCGGAGCGTATTAACCCAGGGGATAAAGTACATAGACTCGAGAATATTATAAAGATAGTCTCTGGAATGGATGAAGAAAGTTTAGATGAAATTGCTAAAGTTTATGAGTTGGTTATTGAAGTTGGTGTTCATAGAGCAGGATCTATTAAAGTAGCTGAGGCAGCCAAAGTGGTTGAAAATAGTCAACGTGACATAAATATTGCGTTTATGAATGAACTCGCCATGGTATTTGATCGTATGGGTATTGACACAAAGGAAGTCGTAGAAGCTATGAACACAAAATGGAATGCTCTTGGATTTACTCCTGGACTTGTTGGAGGTCATTGTATCGGGGTAGACCCTTACTACTTTGTTTATGAAGCAGAGAAGTTGGGATACCACAGCCAAATTATTTTATCAGGTAGAAAAATCAATGATGGTATGGGGAAATTTGTTGCAGATGCGATAATTAAGAAGCTCATATTGGCAAATAAAGTTGTAAGGCAAGCCAAAGTTGTGATTCTAGGAGTAACATTTAAAGAAAACACTCCAGATACTAGAAACTCAAAAGTAGTAGATATCATTGATAGTCTTAGAGATTATGGTATTGAGCCGATTGTTGTGGATCCAGAGGCTGATGCTGCTGAAGCTAAACATGAATATGGCATTGAATTAGTAAATATTAATGAGGTGAAAGATGCCGATTGTCTTGTGTTAGCAGTGGCACACGATACTTTTAAACAGATTAGTTGGAATGATATAGATAGTTTATATGGAAAATTTGATAATAATGAAAAAATTCTAATCGATGTAAAGAGCATTTTAGATAAGACTGAAATTGTAAAAAGGGGCTATAGTTATTGGAGACTGTAG
- a CDS encoding glycosyltransferase family 4 protein: MKKVLILANHFITIYAFRRELVKRLLELGYHVTLALPYSSEVDYFSNMGCEIIDTPLERRKTNPLNDFKLLFQYYKIIKAVKPDVVLTYTIKPNTYGGLAARLSKTKAIHTVTGLGSVYIQDMWQKRIAVRLNKIAFKNAKVVFFLNNDNKTFYEDMNIINSEQNTKIVPGSGVNLEKFKYHQLDIKDNITFTFVGRILRDKGIEEYLTAAKQIKNKYKNVKFEVVGFVDEEKYVELLEQYEKDDIIHYLGKRDDVPEIMSNSTCIVLPSYGEGRGTVLQEGAAIGRPLITCNTYGCKENVEDGKNGYLCKVADSISLEKSLDKFINLSNEEKLRMGKYSREKAENEFDRNIVINSYINEINNIIEMKE; the protein is encoded by the coding sequence ATGAAGAAAGTACTTATATTAGCAAATCATTTTATAACAATATACGCATTTAGGCGTGAACTTGTAAAAAGACTGTTAGAGTTGGGTTATCATGTTACCCTAGCGTTGCCTTATAGCAGTGAAGTTGATTATTTTTCTAATATGGGCTGTGAGATTATTGACACTCCTTTGGAGAGAAGAAAAACTAACCCATTAAATGATTTTAAACTGTTATTTCAATATTATAAAATTATAAAGGCAGTTAAGCCTGACGTTGTACTAACTTATACTATTAAACCAAATACGTATGGAGGGCTGGCAGCAAGGTTATCAAAAACAAAGGCTATTCATACTGTAACGGGGTTAGGTTCCGTCTATATCCAAGATATGTGGCAAAAAAGAATAGCTGTACGGTTGAACAAAATTGCTTTTAAGAATGCAAAGGTGGTTTTCTTTTTAAATAATGACAATAAGACATTCTATGAAGATATGAACATAATCAATTCAGAACAAAACACGAAAATCGTTCCAGGCTCTGGCGTAAATTTGGAAAAGTTCAAGTATCATCAACTTGATATCAAAGACAATATTACGTTTACTTTTGTTGGGCGAATTTTAAGAGATAAAGGAATCGAAGAATATTTGACTGCTGCAAAACAAATAAAGAATAAATATAAAAATGTAAAGTTTGAAGTCGTAGGATTTGTAGATGAAGAAAAGTATGTTGAGTTGTTAGAACAATATGAAAAGGACGACATAATTCATTATTTAGGAAAGAGAGATGATGTTCCAGAGATAATGTCAAACTCAACATGTATAGTACTGCCTTCATATGGTGAGGGAAGAGGTACTGTATTGCAAGAAGGTGCAGCTATTGGCAGGCCTCTTATTACTTGTAATACATACGGATGTAAAGAAAATGTTGAGGACGGTAAAAATGGATATTTGTGTAAGGTTGCAGATAGCATATCTTTAGAAAAGAGCCTTGATAAGTTTATTAATCTTTCTAATGAGGAAAAGTTGCGTATGGGTAAATACAGTAGAGAAAAAGCAGAAAATGAGTTCGATAGAAATATTGTCATAAATTCTTATATAAATGAAATCAATAATATTATAGAGATGAAGGAGTAA
- a CDS encoding SDR family oxidoreductase produces the protein MLLVTGITGHTGRYFLQELIDHKYEGPIRCIVRETSDTSMLDNSGLNIEKVYGDLNDKQFIRKVMKGVDNIMHIYNIHHSPMIVEAAIENNVKRAILVHTTGIYSNFKYASQGYKNVEKKVTEMTADPNCPTKVTILRPTMIYGDLCDSNMSKFIKMIDKFRVMPVINGGRSLIQPVNARDLGKAFYTVLTSPEKTAGKAYDLSGEKPLQMIEVFKMISDNLNKKTTFVNVPLGFGVFLARVAKIFSLGKVNYVEKVQRMAEDRSYPHEEAKNDFDYKPMSFKKGIQLESEQYLEKSGRK, from the coding sequence ATGTTATTAGTGACAGGGATTACAGGACATACAGGAAGATATTTCTTACAGGAACTTATTGACCATAAATATGAAGGACCAATCCGCTGCATCGTTAGGGAAACATCTGACACTTCAATGTTAGATAACAGCGGATTAAATATTGAGAAGGTTTATGGAGATCTCAATGATAAACAGTTCATAAGAAAAGTTATGAAGGGTGTGGATAATATCATGCACATCTATAACATACATCATTCTCCGATGATTGTAGAAGCAGCGATCGAGAACAATGTGAAGAGAGCAATCTTAGTACATACAACAGGAATATATTCTAATTTCAAATATGCTTCTCAAGGATATAAGAATGTGGAGAAGAAAGTCACAGAAATGACTGCAGATCCAAACTGTCCTACAAAAGTCACGATTCTTAGACCAACGATGATTTATGGCGATCTTTGTGACAGCAATATGAGTAAGTTCATTAAGATGATAGATAAATTTAGAGTCATGCCGGTTATTAACGGTGGGAGAAGTTTAATACAGCCAGTAAATGCAAGGGATTTAGGAAAGGCATTCTACACTGTGTTGACATCTCCTGAAAAGACAGCTGGAAAAGCATATGACTTATCAGGTGAAAAGCCTCTACAGATGATAGAAGTTTTTAAGATGATAAGCGATAACCTCAATAAGAAAACAACCTTTGTTAATGTTCCTTTAGGATTTGGAGTGTTTTTAGCAAGAGTAGCTAAGATTTTTTCTTTAGGAAAAGTTAATTATGTAGAGAAAGTTCAAAGAATGGCTGAGGACAGAAGTTATCCTCATGAAGAAGCAAAGAATGATTTTGATTATAAGCCGATGAGCTTTAAGAAAGGTATCCAGTTAGAGTCAGAACAGTATTTGGAGAAGAGTGGGAGAAAATGA
- a CDS encoding sugar transferase yields MVYLKIKRLIDIILSGIGLIILSPVFLLLIIAIKLDSPGPVLFKQKRVGIHKSHFHILKFRTMRIDTPKDMPTHLLENPDQWITKVGKFLRKTSLDELPQIINIFKGEMSIIGPRPALWNQYDLIKERDKYGANDVPVGLTGWAQINGRDELEIDVKARLDGEYVEKIGLLMDVRCFFGTIFSVLRSDGVVEGGTGTKKADKESAKH; encoded by the coding sequence ATGGTTTACTTAAAAATCAAGAGATTAATAGATATCATACTTTCTGGCATAGGACTTATCATATTATCTCCTGTTTTTTTATTACTCATTATAGCAATCAAGCTTGACTCCCCTGGACCTGTTCTCTTTAAACAGAAGAGAGTTGGGATCCATAAGAGTCATTTTCATATACTGAAGTTTAGAACAATGAGGATTGATACGCCGAAGGACATGCCAACACATTTGTTGGAGAATCCAGATCAGTGGATTACAAAGGTAGGAAAGTTTCTACGTAAGACTTCTCTAGACGAGTTGCCACAAATCATCAATATCTTTAAGGGTGAGATGAGCATTATCGGTCCTAGACCAGCTCTTTGGAATCAGTATGATTTGATTAAGGAAAGAGATAAGTACGGTGCAAATGACGTGCCTGTTGGGCTTACAGGGTGGGCGCAGATAAATGGTAGGGATGAACTTGAAATTGATGTGAAGGCTAGACTTGATGGAGAGTATGTAGAGAAAATTGGCCTTCTGATGGATGTCAGGTGCTTCTTTGGGACGATATTTAGTGTTCTTAGAAGTGATGGGGTTGTTGAAGGTGGGACTGGTACGAAAAAAGCTGATAAAGAGTCAGCGAAACATTAG
- a CDS encoding type II secretion system protein, whose translation MDKKSEGFTLVELVVVIAIMGILAVVAIPRLAGFRNKAEESVCAANRKTVERMYSAYLIENDMDHSDSIFNQFLIDNFDEICPSGGVITYKDGKVKCNVHVDEEESPEEGSPKEEVPWI comes from the coding sequence ATGGATAAAAAATCTGAAGGTTTTACTTTAGTAGAACTGGTTGTTGTGATTGCAATTATGGGAATTCTTGCTGTAGTAGCTATTCCTAGATTAGCGGGATTCAGAAACAAGGCTGAAGAAAGTGTATGTGCTGCTAATCGGAAAACTGTAGAAAGAATGTACTCTGCATATCTAATTGAGAATGATATGGATCATTCGGATAGTATCTTTAATCAATTTCTTATAGATAATTTTGATGAGATATGCCCGTCTGGTGGTGTTATTACCTATAAAGATGGGAAAGTCAAATGCAATGTCCATGTAGATGAAGAAGAGTCACCTGAAGAAGGTTCTCCTAAGGAGGAAGTTCCTTGGATTTGA
- a CDS encoding nucleotidyltransferase domain-containing protein — MYGLLDRDLKFILEAIDKYSEIEEVVLFGSRAMGNYKKGSDVDLAIVGENIDRKILRRISDDLNEEYPLPYFFDVVVYKDISNEELKKHIDSVGKSIYKRNW; from the coding sequence ATGTATGGATTGCTTGATAGAGATTTAAAGTTTATTTTAGAAGCTATTGATAAGTATTCAGAGATTGAAGAAGTCGTTCTATTTGGTAGTAGAGCCATGGGAAATTATAAAAAAGGCTCTGATGTTGATCTAGCCATAGTAGGAGAAAATATAGATAGAAAGATACTAAGAAGAATAAGTGACGACTTAAATGAAGAATATCCATTGCCATATTTTTTTGATGTAGTAGTTTATAAAGATATTTCAAATGAAGAGTTAAAAAAACACATTGACAGTGTAGGGAAGTCGATTTATAAAAGAAATTGGTAG
- a CDS encoding nucleotidyltransferase substrate binding protein, with translation MDRLKDIRWKQRFINFEKSYKLLNQYINQPIETELERAGIIQFFEISFELSWKLMKDYLEAQEISVKSPRETIKQAYQIDLIDDGHIWIDALSDRNLTVHTYDEDMAKKMVNDIIKVYFPELKKLYDKLVKEI, from the coding sequence ATGGATCGGTTGAAGGATATCAGATGGAAACAAAGGTTTATCAATTTTGAAAAATCTTATAAGCTATTGAATCAATATATTAACCAACCTATTGAAACAGAACTCGAGAGAGCAGGTATTATTCAGTTCTTTGAAATTTCTTTTGAACTTTCTTGGAAGTTGATGAAGGATTATCTTGAAGCTCAAGAGATTAGTGTGAAGAGTCCAAGAGAAACAATCAAACAGGCATATCAAATTGATTTAATTGACGATGGGCACATTTGGATTGACGCTCTTTCAGATAGAAACTTAACAGTTCATACCTATGATGAAGATATGGCGAAGAAAATGGTAAATGATATTATAAAAGTGTATTTTCCAGAGCTTAAAAAACTGTATGATAAGTTAGTTAAGGAGATATAG
- the loaP gene encoding antiterminator LoaP has product MWVTENCWHAIFVFTGQEEKVKKALENTFGNQIKCIVPKRELRERKSGKWHKVKRKLFPGYVLIKGDIDVEKYYKIKEIPILTKLLKDRDGPLRIEEKELKVLNILITNDDGNIGISKLYKENEEVRVINGPLVGLEGYIQSIDARKGRAKVKIDFLGDSRIVQLGIDFVDKI; this is encoded by the coding sequence ATGTGGGTTACTGAAAATTGTTGGCATGCCATATTTGTATTTACTGGTCAAGAAGAGAAAGTAAAAAAAGCTCTTGAAAACACCTTTGGAAATCAGATTAAGTGTATAGTTCCAAAAAGAGAGCTTAGAGAAAGAAAATCAGGAAAATGGCACAAAGTTAAGAGAAAGCTATTCCCTGGATATGTATTGATAAAAGGGGATATTGATGTAGAAAAATATTATAAAATAAAAGAGATTCCCATACTAACAAAACTTTTAAAAGATAGAGATGGACCATTAAGAATAGAAGAAAAAGAACTAAAAGTTTTGAATATCCTTATAACCAATGATGATGGAAATATAGGCATATCTAAATTATATAAAGAAAATGAAGAAGTTAGAGTTATTAATGGACCATTAGTTGGGCTAGAAGGTTATATACAAAGTATAGATGCTAGAAAAGGACGAGCTAAGGTTAAAATAGATTTTTTAGGTGATTCAAGAATTGTACAACTAGGAATTGATTTTGTAGACAAAATCTGA